A portion of the Deltaproteobacteria bacterium genome contains these proteins:
- a CDS encoding cysteine synthase family protein, translating to MVGNKNVKLYIKLEGYNPTGSHKDRPAHWIIKAAIDKGLLGPGKKIISASSGNMASAMAFVAGRYGIPVTMVLANTTSEEKKVALRMLGAELVFVNGNTIKCNEFAAKMAKENDDYVFLDQFTDPNAPRAHYETTGEEIIRDVPDPDILVASLGSGSSLMGIGMRLKDHNPDLKIYAVTAETGTRLPGLRNLEEEHYIPPFVGDLSIFEGIIRVNFEQARQRVFDLAKKEGLFLGFQTGAVVHAALKIAETMEKGKIIVKSGDAGWKNLNWLVKKPEID from the coding sequence ATGGTGGGCAATAAAAATGTAAAACTCTATATAAAGCTGGAAGGATACAATCCCACCGGGTCACATAAAGACCGTCCGGCCCATTGGATCATCAAGGCCGCTATTGATAAAGGCCTGCTGGGGCCCGGTAAAAAGATAATTTCGGCATCATCAGGCAACATGGCCTCTGCTATGGCCTTTGTTGCGGGCAGGTACGGAATTCCGGTCACCATGGTCCTTGCCAACACGACGAGCGAAGAGAAAAAGGTCGCTTTGCGGATGCTCGGTGCCGAGCTTGTTTTTGTTAATGGAAATACGATAAAGTGTAATGAATTTGCTGCGAAAATGGCGAAAGAGAACGACGATTACGTGTTCCTGGATCAATTCACCGATCCGAACGCGCCAAGGGCCCATTATGAAACGACAGGTGAGGAGATCATCCGGGATGTACCGGATCCGGACATACTGGTCGCCTCTCTGGGTTCCGGATCGAGCCTGATGGGTATAGGGATGCGTCTCAAGGACCATAATCCCGATTTGAAGATCTATGCGGTGACTGCGGAAACGGGAACCCGTCTGCCCGGATTGCGGAACCTGGAAGAAGAACACTATATTCCCCCTTTTGTGGGAGACCTGAGCATTTTTGAGGGGATTATCCGGGTGAATTTCGAGCAGGCCCGACAACGGGTTTTTGATCTCGCCAAAAAGGAAGGGCTTTTCCTGGGATTTCAGACAGGCGCGGTCGTACACGCCGCCCTGAAGATTGCAGAGACAATGGAAAAGGGAAAGATCATTGTTAAGAGCGGTGATGCAGGCTGGAAAAACCTGAATTGGCTGGTAAAGAAACCCGAGATTGATTGA